A genome region from Streptomyces pratensis includes the following:
- a CDS encoding NADH-quinone oxidoreductase subunit NuoF family protein, whose amino-acid sequence MNVPLPDVPEVRVVGLPQLTTGFDLVERLDLAMHLKVHGPLEPVAGERLAELAESVSLRGRGGAGFPFGKKLRAVAKASIRRGVRPVVVINGSEGEPACRKDTVLLNRSPHLILDGALLAAEALGARTLVVAVTRNSTEISVRAALAERGLSDRRGQHLRARVVRTPERMVSGEASAVIRAVNGGPALPPGRRERAAESGVAGAPTLLSNAETYAQLAVAARLGPGRYGHTGLPDEPGTVLLTVSGAVAHPMVIEVPTGVPLRYVLQLAGAPPLPQGVLTGGYHGNWIDAVASHDAMVSRASLAAAGGALGAGAILPIGPETCPLGESLRIANWLAAETAGQCGPCKLGLPAAAGGLSDVLNGGGPAALEALREVTQAVKGRGACKHPDGSARFLASTLSAFTDDLAAHVLDGGCGRKTLGVLPLPSPGYEDLEESIPSGERLAVDWTLCQGHGLCADIVPELIRLGPDGYPALADAAVPMHLRGRAQRAVRRCPALALRIERAPAERPALPSAQRRALGGGRG is encoded by the coding sequence GTGAACGTCCCCCTCCCTGACGTGCCCGAGGTCCGCGTCGTCGGGCTCCCTCAGCTGACCACCGGCTTCGACCTGGTGGAACGACTGGACCTCGCCATGCACCTGAAAGTGCACGGCCCGCTGGAACCGGTGGCAGGTGAGCGGCTGGCCGAACTGGCGGAGTCCGTCTCGCTGCGCGGCCGGGGCGGCGCGGGCTTCCCCTTCGGGAAGAAGCTGCGCGCGGTCGCGAAGGCCTCGATACGGCGCGGGGTGCGGCCCGTCGTCGTGATCAACGGCAGCGAGGGTGAGCCCGCCTGCCGCAAGGACACCGTGCTGCTCAACCGCTCCCCGCACCTCATCCTCGACGGCGCCCTGCTCGCCGCTGAGGCCCTCGGCGCACGCACCCTGGTCGTGGCCGTCACACGTAACTCCACGGAGATCTCGGTGCGGGCCGCCCTGGCCGAACGGGGTCTGTCCGACCGTCGCGGACAGCATCTCCGCGCCCGGGTGGTACGCACCCCGGAGCGCATGGTCTCCGGGGAGGCGTCAGCGGTCATCCGGGCGGTGAACGGCGGCCCCGCCCTGCCGCCGGGCCGCCGCGAGCGCGCCGCGGAGTCCGGCGTGGCCGGCGCCCCGACGCTTCTGTCGAACGCTGAGACGTACGCTCAGCTCGCTGTGGCCGCCCGCCTCGGCCCCGGCCGCTACGGGCACACGGGCCTGCCCGACGAACCCGGCACCGTCCTTCTCACGGTCTCGGGTGCGGTGGCGCACCCGATGGTGATCGAGGTACCCACGGGAGTGCCCCTGCGCTATGTCCTGCAGCTCGCCGGAGCACCGCCCCTGCCCCAGGGCGTACTCACCGGCGGCTATCACGGCAACTGGATCGACGCGGTCGCCTCGCACGACGCCATGGTCTCCAGAGCCTCTCTGGCCGCGGCGGGCGGCGCACTCGGCGCCGGTGCCATCCTGCCGATCGGTCCGGAAACCTGCCCGCTCGGTGAGTCACTGCGGATCGCGAACTGGCTGGCCGCCGAGACCGCCGGCCAGTGCGGTCCCTGCAAGCTGGGGCTGCCCGCCGCCGCGGGCGGTCTCTCCGACGTACTGAACGGTGGCGGTCCCGCCGCCCTGGAGGCACTCCGCGAGGTGACCCAGGCCGTGAAGGGCCGCGGGGCGTGCAAGCACCCGGACGGATCCGCCCGGTTCCTGGCGTCCACCCTCTCGGCGTTCACGGACGACCTCGCCGCGCACGTGCTGGACGGCGGCTGCGGACGGAAGACCCTGGGAGTGCTGCCGTTGCCCTCCCCCGGCTACGAGGATCTGGAGGAGTCCATCCCGAGCGGGGAGAGACTGGCGGTGGACTGGACGCTCTGCCAGGGGCACGGCCTGTGTGCGGACATCGTTCCGGAACTGATCAGGCTGGGCCCCGACGGCTATCCGGCGCTCGCGGACGCCGCTGTTCCCATGCACCTGCGGGGCCGGGCACAGCGTGCTGTGCGGCGATGCCCTGCCCTGGCCCTCCGCATCGAACGGGCACCCGCCGAACGGCCCGCGCTCCCGAGCGCTCAGCGCAGGGCCCTGGGCGGCGGACGCGGCTGA